The genomic stretch AGTGTGTTCTTCTCAccccaggggctcccagggctgACAACAGAGGCGGGAATCTGTGGGGTCCCTTCAGTCCTCCGCAGGGACCTCATCTTGTCTCTGGGTAGGTCTTCggattctctcctctcccctactAAGCCCCCAGCCCTTAAACCAGGACTCCAGTCACCCTGAGAACCAGATGTCAGGAAGTCTGCTCCCTATATCAGGACCCCAGTCTGAACCCCGTATGTTAGGAAGCCAGCTGCCTATACCAGGTCCCCAGTTTGAGACTGGATGTCAGGAAGTCAGCCCCCTAtaccaggtccccagtctctctgagacctggatgtcaggaaatgcagcatATGTTCATCCACCCtatgtcctcccagagcccactctgcttTGGGGTTCAGGGTCCCCTCAGTCCTCCCTCAGCATCCTCACCTTGACCCTCCAAAGAACTAAGATCTTCCCCTCTGCCCATCTGAGGCCCTGCCCCTTCTGACAGTTGCCTAATGTATCTGAGACACAGATGCGGAAGTCAGAACAGACTGCCAAGTGCTCATCCCACCAGCAGGGTGGCTCAGGGCTGACAGCAGGGgtagggatctgtggggttccttatAATCTCCCTCAGGGACCTCATCTTGAGCCCTGGCAGATCCGGGGATGCCCCCTGTGTTGACCAGAGGTGGGACCCTCACATCAAGGCTCAGGGAGCACAGAGGGTGGATGAGCTCATGCTGCATTACCTGGCATCCAggtctcagagaaactggggacctgggagaGGGGGCGTGtcctcaggtgagcagagggaagaagcCCAGCTCCTGCGGAGTTTCAATTTGGGGACTCTGAGGGAGGACTGAGGGGACCCTGACCTCAATCAAAAGAGACCTCAGAGAAGCCTGTACCTGCTGTTGGTCCCTGGCGGCCGTGGGGTAGGATGAGCCCAACGTGCGTGGTCTCACTTCCTCACATCCGGATCTCAGACTGGGGACCTGGTATGGGGGCTGACTTCCTGACATCCGAGTCTCAGACTGGGTACCTTGCATATGGGGTGGGGCCTCAGGTGGTCCAATTCCCAGGTCCGGTGGGGTGTCAGGTTGAGGACCCTGAGGAGGAGAACTAGAGGACCCTGGACCCCAATCACAGGACACCTCAGAGAAGCTTGTTTCTGTTGTCAGTCCAGGGCAACCGTGGGGGTAGAATGAGTGCAGCGGGCATGGTctgacttcctgacatccgggtcttgGAGAGACCGGGCCCTGGTGtaaggggcggggcttcaggTGGGGAGAGCCGAGAATCCCAGGTCCTGCTCGGAGGCGAGGTGAGGTGCCTGAAGGAGGGCTGAGGGGACCCTGCGTGAGGACCGacggaaccccacagatccccgcCCCTGTAGTCGGCCCTGGGAGAGCTTTGGGTAAGAAGAGCACACTGCCTGTCTGCCTTCCTCACATGCTGTTCTCAGAGACTGGGGATCTCGTGAAAGCGGCACGGTCTCAAAATGGCGGACGGGACAGTCCCCGgtcctgcctggagtccaggctgCATGCGACGATGGAAGGAGGCAGAAAGACCCCAACAGGGAGGCAGGGATCCTGGCCCTTATGTGGACTCTTGGAGGCCGTAGAGcggggtgagcagtttcttggcCTCTGGCTTAGGGACCTTCGGAGGTGAGGTTTTTCCGGCGGAGGGTGGAGACTTCAGGtcggcagaggctggactccccaaACCCGAGGGAGGACTGAGgagacccccgcccctgtggtcagtgctgggaggcCAAGGCAGGACGTGAGGAGGAGTTGAGGACtgagcatctccccagcctaggaccCACAGGAAACCCTGGGTAGGTGTGGCTGCATGTGGAGCCCCTCAGCGCTTTCTGTTCAGGCTCGGACCTTGTTCAGAATTTCCATGCAGGtccccagaggggagggaccaggtcGTGCTAGGGGAAAGGTGAGCACTACAAGGGAGCCCTGAGGGGACCTCCTACCACACAACTTGGGGGACCTCACAGAGTCTACCCCTCGTACTGTCATGGAAGGCTCAGGGCTGTGCCACAGGATACCGCAGAGCTGCCCCCTCCCTTTCTttcacaggagctccaggaaccaggagaggaaggcagaggactGAGGCTCCAGTCCTGAGGTCAGAGGGCAGAGGTGGTCCAGGCAGtcccaggagtcaaggtgaggagGGTGCCCTGAGTGTGCACCAGGAGCTccccatcccagaacagaggggaccccacaagGGCCTAATCCCCCACCTTGTCAGCCCTGGAAATCTCAGACTGTGCTGACTGCACCATGGGGAGACACCTCACTTCCTCTTTCAGGTAGCCAGCGGACTGGCAGCCCTGGAGGCTTGCCCCTGTGAGGTCTGAGAGCACCCCTCAAAAGGAGACCTGTAAGTGGCCTGTGTGAGACCGCCCAGGGTGTGGATCTCAGCTGAGGCCATTCACAGCCCCTCTCTCCCCTAGTCTGGCCTGTGATCCCCATCTATTCCCCTACCCCACTCCTGTCTGTGGTTTGATCCCAGGCATCGTGCTTGTGGTCGAGATGAGTGAGCTGAGCAAGCCCGAGGAAGACTTTCAGGACCCTGGCGAGGCCCAGTGCCCAGTGAATGTGGAGCTCTTGGGGGCTGAGGCAGGGGTGGCTGCATCcgcctcagcctcctccctcacAGTGTCCTCCGTAGCCACTGGGGAGTCCTTGCCCCAGGAGGCTCTGAAGGAGATGAAAGCTAACCTAATAAAGTTCCTGCTCTTCAAGTATCTAgccaaggagctgacctcccAAGCAGAAATACTGAAGaaggtcctcagggataaccaggagcaGTTCTCGGTGGTCTTCAGCCAAGCCTCACAGTGCCTGGAGCTGGTCTGTGGTGTGGAGGTGAAGGAGgtggaccccagggagcacatctacatcatggTCCCCAACCTGGGCCTCACCTGTGATGTGATGCTGAGCGGTGGGCAGAGCATGCCCAAGGCCGGCCTCCTGGTGCTGATCCTCAGCCTGATCATGAGGAATGGAGACCGCGCCCCTGAGGAGAAGGTCTGGGGAGCACTCAGCAGattgggtgtgtgtgttgggagtgtgCACTGTGTCTTTGGGGAGCCCAGGACACTTCTGACACACGTGTGGGCGCAGCAGGGATACCTGGAGTACCGGCAGGTGCCTTACAGCTACCCTGCTCGCTATGAattcctgtggggtccccgggcctatgCAGAGACCAGCAAACGGGAAGTCATGGCATTTCTGCTCAGGGTCAAAGAAAGGGCTTCGAGGGCCTTCCCACCCCTGCCTGTAGAGGCTGCAAGGGAGGAGGATGAGGCTGCCTGAGCCAGAGCAGGATCCAGGTGATCCTTCCCTCTGGGATTGAAGACGGAGCGGTCAGCCTTCTCAGTAGTGAGGCCCTGGGGCACTTTGGGGAACCAGTGTATAGCATCTTTGGGTTCCTGTTCTCTATGATGACTTGGAGATTCAcctgttttccttagaaaaatttcaaactttGCTTGTTTTCATAGAAGACTAAATAAACTTCAGTGTCTTAGCTTCATGAATGATGCTGATCACAGTGTGTTTGTGCTTATCCAATTCATGAACAACggttttgctgttttgtaaaaGATAGTGGAAACTCTTCCATTGTGTTTTGTGGTCCTGAACAGAATGGAGTGGAATTGGAATTAGAACTGTTTTGGAAAAGTGAGCTTACTTAGCAGTAACATTGATGGGGGACGAACtagatgataaaaataattgtaGAGAATTCATGCTTCTGTCCTTCTTGTGTGTCattttcaaaaactaaattatctcTTGTGCATTTGGATTTGCCTGGGTTATTTAAGGAAGTAGCAGATAATTAATTGAGCCCCCTGCTCACTGGCTCATGTATTCCAAAGACCTTTA from Cervus elaphus chromosome X, mCerEla1.1, whole genome shotgun sequence encodes the following:
- the LOC122689930 gene encoding melanoma-associated antigen 10-like codes for the protein MSELSKPEEDFQDPGEAQCPVNVELLGAEAGVAASASASSLTVSSVATGESLPQEALKEMKANLIKFLLFKYLAKELTSQAEILKKVLRDNQEQFSVVFSQASQCLELVCGVEVKEVDPREHIYIMVPNLGLTCDVMLSGGQSMPKAGLLVLILSLIMRNGDRAPEEKVWGALSRLGVCVGSVHCVFGEPRTLLTHVWAQQGYLEYRQVPYSYPARYEFLWGPRAYAETSKREVMAFLLRVKERASRAFPPLPVEAAREEDEAA